One part of the Carassius gibelio isolate Cgi1373 ecotype wild population from Czech Republic chromosome B6, carGib1.2-hapl.c, whole genome shotgun sequence genome encodes these proteins:
- the LOC127959817 gene encoding aldo-keto reductase family 1 member A1-B isoform X1, producing MQRIQRALCLVIQSHKFNCRMAHRMSMNDFAVLSTGRKMPLVGLGTWKSEPGQVKQAVIWALQSGYRHIDCAPIYGNEPEIGEAFQEMMGPEKGIRREDVFVTSKLWNTKHHPDDVEPSLLKTLKDLKLEYLDLYLIHWPYAFQRGDTSFPRKEDGTLLYDNIDYKQTWAAMEKLVGKGLVRAIGLSNFNSRQIDDILSVASIKPTVLQVESHPYLAQVELLAHCRDRSLVMTAYSPLGSPDRAWKHPEEPVLLEEPAIATLAKKYNKTPAQIIIRWQTQRGVVTIPKSITQSRIKENIQVFDFTLEPEELNQVTALHRGWRYIVPTITVDGKPVPRDAAHPYYPFNDPY from the exons ATGCAGCGTATTCAACGCGCTCTGTGTCTTGTCATTCAATCTCACAAGTTTAATTGTCGAATG gCACACAGGATGAGTATGAATGACTTTGCTGTTCTTAGCACTGGACGAAAGATGCCCCTTGTGGGACTTGGGACATGGAAGAGTGAACCAGGGCAG GTAAAACAGGCAGTTATTTGGGCACTGCAATCTGGCTATCGGCACATTGACTGTGCTCCCATTTACGGGAATGAGCCAGAGATCGGTGAAGCATTTCAGGAAATGATGGGACCTGAAAAA GGAATAAGGAGAGAGGATGTATTTGTGACCTCCaaactgtggaacacaaaacatCACCCAGATGATGTGGAACCATCTCTTTTAAAGACTTTGAAAGATTTAAAACTGGAGTACCTAGACCTTTACCTCATCCATTGGCCGTATGCCTTCCA ACGAGGTGATACCTCTTTTCCTAGGAAGGAGGATGGAACCTTGCTGTATGACAACATAGACTACAAGCAAACATGGGCTGCTATGGAAAAACTTGTGGGAAAGGGCCTTGTCAGGGCCATCGGACTCTCGAACTTCAATAGCAGGCAAATTGATGACATCTTGTCAGTTGCAAGCATCAAACCAACTGTTTTGCAG GTGGAGTCCCATCCATACCTTGCACAGGTTGAGCTGTTGGCACACTGTCGTGATCGGAGTTTGGTGATGACTGCCTACAGTCCGCTGGGATCTCCTGACCGAGCCTGGAAGCATCCAGAGGAGCCTGTGCTGTTGGAGGAACCAGCCATTGCTACACTAGCCAAGAAATACAACAAGACTCCTGCTCAAATTATCATCAG GTGGCAGACTCAACGAGGAGTAGTGACTATCCCAAAGAGCATTACACAGTCTCGGATCAAAGAGAATATCCAG GTGTTTGATTTCACACTTGAACCTGAGGAACTGAATCAAGTGACAGCATTGCACAGAGGCTGGCGTTACATTGTGCCAACCATTACT GTTGATGGTAAACCTGTCCCCCGCGATGCAGCACATCCTTATTACCCTTTTAATGACCCCTATTAA
- the LOC127959817 gene encoding aldo-keto reductase family 1 member A1-B isoform X2, which produces MSMNDFAVLSTGRKMPLVGLGTWKSEPGQVKQAVIWALQSGYRHIDCAPIYGNEPEIGEAFQEMMGPEKGIRREDVFVTSKLWNTKHHPDDVEPSLLKTLKDLKLEYLDLYLIHWPYAFQRGDTSFPRKEDGTLLYDNIDYKQTWAAMEKLVGKGLVRAIGLSNFNSRQIDDILSVASIKPTVLQVESHPYLAQVELLAHCRDRSLVMTAYSPLGSPDRAWKHPEEPVLLEEPAIATLAKKYNKTPAQIIIRWQTQRGVVTIPKSITQSRIKENIQVFDFTLEPEELNQVTALHRGWRYIVPTITVDGKPVPRDAAHPYYPFNDPY; this is translated from the exons ATGAGTATGAATGACTTTGCTGTTCTTAGCACTGGACGAAAGATGCCCCTTGTGGGACTTGGGACATGGAAGAGTGAACCAGGGCAG GTAAAACAGGCAGTTATTTGGGCACTGCAATCTGGCTATCGGCACATTGACTGTGCTCCCATTTACGGGAATGAGCCAGAGATCGGTGAAGCATTTCAGGAAATGATGGGACCTGAAAAA GGAATAAGGAGAGAGGATGTATTTGTGACCTCCaaactgtggaacacaaaacatCACCCAGATGATGTGGAACCATCTCTTTTAAAGACTTTGAAAGATTTAAAACTGGAGTACCTAGACCTTTACCTCATCCATTGGCCGTATGCCTTCCA ACGAGGTGATACCTCTTTTCCTAGGAAGGAGGATGGAACCTTGCTGTATGACAACATAGACTACAAGCAAACATGGGCTGCTATGGAAAAACTTGTGGGAAAGGGCCTTGTCAGGGCCATCGGACTCTCGAACTTCAATAGCAGGCAAATTGATGACATCTTGTCAGTTGCAAGCATCAAACCAACTGTTTTGCAG GTGGAGTCCCATCCATACCTTGCACAGGTTGAGCTGTTGGCACACTGTCGTGATCGGAGTTTGGTGATGACTGCCTACAGTCCGCTGGGATCTCCTGACCGAGCCTGGAAGCATCCAGAGGAGCCTGTGCTGTTGGAGGAACCAGCCATTGCTACACTAGCCAAGAAATACAACAAGACTCCTGCTCAAATTATCATCAG GTGGCAGACTCAACGAGGAGTAGTGACTATCCCAAAGAGCATTACACAGTCTCGGATCAAAGAGAATATCCAG GTGTTTGATTTCACACTTGAACCTGAGGAACTGAATCAAGTGACAGCATTGCACAGAGGCTGGCGTTACATTGTGCCAACCATTACT GTTGATGGTAAACCTGTCCCCCGCGATGCAGCACATCCTTATTACCCTTTTAATGACCCCTATTAA